From the genome of Streptomyces sp. NBC_01317, one region includes:
- a CDS encoding GntR family transcriptional regulator → MAVTPTPRRQALAETAYDTIRRRLVDHDIEPGSKLNINTLAQELEISPTPLREALARLEADGLVVKRSLAGYTAAALLSGRGLRELFEVRLLLEPAAASAAASRVTPADLLHLADQLAEMRGAAGDFASRSTLLLYLHHDAVFHDRIARLSGNVFLRSTLERLHAHTHQYRLSFREGWAEETCREHERILEAMGENDDETAAARMRTHLRRAQARLTEAARQ, encoded by the coding sequence ATGGCAGTCACCCCCACTCCGCGGCGGCAGGCGCTCGCGGAGACCGCCTACGACACGATCCGCCGACGGCTCGTCGACCACGACATCGAGCCGGGGTCGAAGCTCAACATCAACACGCTCGCCCAGGAGCTGGAGATCTCACCGACCCCGCTGCGGGAGGCGCTCGCGCGGCTGGAGGCGGACGGCCTGGTGGTGAAGCGGTCGCTGGCGGGGTACACCGCCGCGGCGCTGCTCAGCGGGCGCGGTCTGCGGGAGCTGTTCGAGGTACGGCTGCTGCTCGAACCGGCGGCGGCCTCCGCCGCGGCCTCCCGGGTGACCCCGGCCGATCTGCTCCACCTCGCGGACCAGCTGGCGGAGATGCGGGGCGCGGCGGGCGATTTCGCGAGCCGGTCGACCCTGCTGCTGTATCTGCACCACGACGCCGTGTTCCACGACCGGATCGCGCGCCTGAGCGGGAACGTGTTCCTCCGCTCGACCCTGGAGCGGTTGCACGCGCACACACATCAGTACCGGCTGTCGTTCCGCGAGGGGTGGGCGGAGGAGACCTGCCGGGAGCACGAGCGGATCCTGGAGGCGATGGGCGAGAACGACGACGAGACGGCCGCCGCGCGCATGCGGACCCATCTGCGCAGGGCGCAGGCGCGGTTGACGGAGGCGGCGCGGCAGTAG
- a CDS encoding ABC transporter substrate-binding protein, with protein sequence MKRRTALTAAATGLVSALAVTGCSTSGTSGGGGGGSLTFMTFETPALTATFWDTSIKEAQKAVPEVSVKKIVSPDADRTAYAKQLQASGQFPDILSSVNPKDFTAAGLLQPLDQKWLDANFTDPDGNRIDGKSYIPPTNSQIIPMVFYNKKIFAAHHLDVPTTWEAYLNVVKTLKKAGVTPVEMAGGEPWSAALPLAGLISADVLGADPQWIQKRYKGEVKFTDPAMTGAVGKYRQLVEAGAFDKGALSVSYADANKQFLDGGSAMYPMGSWFIGQIPAADAADFGTFLLPSSTGRTIVPFNTGGTTAISAKSAHVAEATKFAEAWSLSKPNLKTLIETDGAFPMLKNVPFEDFGAKVTPVYTEGFKLVTEDNAKVSAFGQVNNDDALPPGVVEQFNALSQKLFTSSDVKGQLASFDESWDKAAQ encoded by the coding sequence ATGAAGCGCAGAACTGCCCTCACGGCGGCGGCCACCGGTCTGGTGAGCGCCCTGGCGGTCACGGGCTGCTCCACCAGTGGCACGTCCGGAGGTGGCGGCGGTGGCAGCCTGACCTTCATGACGTTCGAGACGCCGGCGCTCACCGCGACGTTCTGGGACACCTCCATCAAGGAGGCGCAGAAGGCCGTTCCCGAGGTCAGCGTCAAGAAGATCGTGTCGCCGGACGCGGACCGGACCGCGTACGCCAAGCAGTTGCAGGCGTCGGGTCAGTTCCCCGACATCCTCTCGTCCGTCAACCCGAAGGACTTCACGGCGGCCGGGCTCCTCCAGCCGCTCGACCAGAAGTGGCTGGACGCCAACTTCACGGACCCCGACGGCAACCGGATCGACGGCAAGTCGTACATCCCGCCGACCAACTCCCAGATCATCCCGATGGTCTTCTACAACAAGAAGATCTTCGCCGCGCACCACCTCGACGTCCCCACGACGTGGGAGGCGTACCTGAACGTCGTCAAGACCCTCAAGAAGGCCGGTGTCACCCCCGTCGAGATGGCGGGCGGCGAGCCCTGGTCGGCGGCCCTGCCGCTGGCCGGCCTCATCAGCGCCGACGTGCTCGGCGCCGACCCGCAGTGGATCCAGAAGCGCTACAAGGGCGAGGTGAAGTTCACCGACCCCGCGATGACCGGGGCCGTCGGCAAGTACCGGCAGCTCGTCGAGGCCGGGGCCTTCGACAAGGGCGCGCTGAGCGTCAGTTACGCCGACGCCAACAAGCAGTTCCTCGACGGCGGCAGCGCCATGTACCCGATGGGCAGCTGGTTCATCGGCCAGATCCCGGCCGCGGACGCCGCCGACTTCGGTACGTTCCTGCTGCCGAGCAGCACGGGCAGGACCATCGTCCCCTTCAACACCGGCGGGACGACGGCGATCAGCGCGAAGTCCGCCCATGTCGCCGAAGCGACCAAGTTCGCCGAGGCGTGGTCGCTGTCCAAGCCCAACCTCAAGACACTCATCGAGACCGACGGCGCCTTCCCCATGCTGAAGAACGTCCCCTTCGAGGACTTCGGCGCGAAGGTGACCCCCGTCTACACCGAGGGCTTCAAGCTCGTGACCGAGGACAACGCGAAGGTCAGCGCGTTCGGCCAGGTCAACAACGACGACGCGCTGCCGCCCGGTGTCGTCGAGCAGTTCAACGCCCTGTCCCAGAAGCTCTTCACCAGCTCCGATGTCAAGGGGCAGCTCGCCTCGTTCGACGAGAGCTGGGACAAGGCCGCCCAGTAG
- a CDS encoding discoidin domain-containing protein has translation MGQKRTTRRAIRALRRIRGYAVVAALAVAAPLVVPGTAVAAGPPTAAQQWDTLKAKLTGIKGVWTDQSYAGAVSNTMPNTALLGNGDVGVTSAGSTGVKTFLVSKGDFWNANPTPRPAPIGGVTLTGTAAQPTGNLALGARATASSTEGSFTPDRAVNGQWTNGYEGWVSQVGKPQWITLDLGAVKSVARYVVRNDNAARPGNAAFNTKNVAFQTSSDGTTWNSVDTVTNNTADVIDRTVSAVSTRYVRLNITEPTQSTTPDSTQNPRARIGQIELYAQGGTTPPPTAPFREEQNIVDGTVTTSMSLGNTPVSMKTWLAADRNVLVTSVTSTGTQPVQLQASTYAGATTPNSAYSNSAGVDGQVMWAERATASGSRWVSRGALATTVLGASAVQPPTVSGATARTVFTLPAGATVRLVTQIGGGGQNPAAPHNDAVTQVRTHTAASLATLDTQRAEWWKTYWMQSGVELGDAVLEKYYYAAQYFIGAASRAGKTAPALYGIWTTTDNPQFNGDYHLNYNAQGPIYGVYSSNRPELSLPFHETILAYVPEAQRRAKQDLNRVKPDYISRRFPSGGVPAGVLFPVGIGPYGTTTDDQYHQQVSNSLFSASQFVAYYEYTQDTDFLRNKAYPFLSQVASFFESYLERDSAGRYSLWSGPHEGTWGQNSSADLGLLKQTLSTLIAASQKLNVDAGRRATWQTILDNLPAQPTTVFNGKTVYSLVSPGTMQGSDTRDIHPGDNTINLEFIQPADQLGVNSDPAKLRTGVDTVDAMNSWGQDNSFPKVFAQAARVGYPAQSLIDKFKQVITSRIAPNLRIADPSHGIEKSGATEAVNSMLVQSDQGIISLFPVWPAGKNASFWQLRQKGAFVVSSAKQADRVGYVDVQAKAGGTLKLKNPWGSGTFTVTNTSGAAVPFTTANGVISVQTTAGQTYHILPA, from the coding sequence ATGGGGCAGAAGAGAACAACACGGAGGGCGATCCGCGCACTGCGACGGATACGCGGATACGCGGTGGTGGCGGCGCTCGCCGTCGCCGCACCGCTGGTCGTCCCCGGTACGGCGGTGGCGGCGGGACCGCCCACGGCCGCACAGCAGTGGGACACACTGAAGGCCAAACTGACCGGCATCAAAGGCGTCTGGACCGACCAGAGCTACGCGGGCGCCGTGTCCAACACCATGCCGAACACGGCCCTGTTGGGCAACGGCGATGTCGGTGTGACCTCGGCGGGCAGCACGGGCGTCAAAACGTTCCTCGTCTCCAAGGGGGACTTCTGGAACGCCAACCCCACACCCAGGCCCGCCCCCATCGGCGGCGTGACCCTCACCGGCACCGCCGCGCAGCCCACCGGGAACCTCGCCCTCGGCGCCCGCGCCACCGCGAGCAGCACCGAGGGGTCCTTCACCCCCGACCGCGCCGTCAACGGCCAGTGGACCAACGGCTACGAGGGCTGGGTGTCCCAGGTCGGCAAGCCGCAGTGGATCACTCTCGACCTCGGCGCCGTCAAGAGCGTCGCCCGCTACGTCGTACGCAACGACAACGCGGCACGCCCGGGCAACGCCGCCTTCAACACCAAGAACGTGGCCTTCCAGACCAGTTCCGACGGCACCACCTGGAACAGCGTCGACACGGTCACCAACAACACCGCCGACGTGATCGACCGTACGGTCTCCGCCGTCTCGACCCGCTACGTCCGGCTGAACATCACCGAGCCCACCCAGAGCACCACACCCGACTCGACACAGAACCCGCGCGCCAGGATCGGCCAGATCGAGCTGTACGCGCAGGGCGGCACCACACCTCCGCCCACCGCGCCGTTCCGCGAGGAACAGAACATCGTGGACGGCACGGTCACCACGTCGATGTCGCTGGGCAACACCCCGGTGTCGATGAAGACCTGGCTCGCCGCCGACCGTAACGTCCTGGTCACCTCGGTCACCTCGACCGGCACCCAGCCGGTGCAGCTCCAGGCGTCCACCTACGCCGGGGCGACCACCCCCAACTCCGCCTACAGCAACTCCGCGGGCGTCGACGGCCAGGTCATGTGGGCCGAACGCGCCACCGCGTCCGGCAGCCGCTGGGTCTCGCGGGGCGCGCTGGCCACCACCGTCCTCGGCGCGAGCGCCGTCCAGCCCCCGACCGTCTCGGGCGCGACGGCCAGGACCGTCTTCACCCTCCCGGCCGGCGCGACGGTCCGGCTGGTCACCCAGATCGGCGGCGGCGGACAGAACCCGGCCGCCCCGCACAACGACGCGGTGACACAGGTCCGTACCCACACCGCCGCCTCACTGGCGACGCTGGACACCCAGCGCGCCGAGTGGTGGAAGACCTACTGGATGCAGTCCGGTGTCGAACTGGGCGACGCCGTCCTGGAGAAGTACTACTACGCCGCCCAGTACTTCATCGGGGCCGCCAGCCGGGCCGGGAAAACGGCCCCCGCCCTCTACGGGATCTGGACCACCACCGACAACCCGCAGTTCAACGGCGACTACCACCTGAACTACAACGCGCAGGGGCCGATCTACGGCGTCTACTCCAGCAACCGGCCGGAGCTGTCACTGCCGTTCCACGAGACGATCCTCGCGTACGTGCCCGAGGCGCAGCGCCGGGCCAAGCAGGACCTGAACCGGGTGAAGCCCGACTACATCAGCCGTCGCTTCCCCAGCGGCGGCGTGCCGGCCGGGGTGCTCTTCCCCGTGGGCATCGGCCCGTACGGTACGACCACCGACGACCAGTACCACCAGCAGGTGTCCAACTCCCTCTTCTCCGCCTCGCAGTTCGTCGCGTACTACGAGTACACCCAGGACACCGACTTCCTCAGGAACAAGGCGTACCCCTTCCTCAGCCAGGTCGCGTCGTTCTTCGAGAGCTACCTGGAGCGCGACTCCGCGGGGCGCTACTCCCTGTGGAGCGGACCGCACGAGGGCACGTGGGGCCAGAACTCCTCCGCGGACCTGGGACTGTTGAAGCAGACCCTGTCCACCCTGATCGCGGCCAGCCAGAAGCTGAACGTCGACGCCGGGCGCCGCGCCACCTGGCAGACCATCCTCGACAACCTCCCGGCGCAGCCGACCACGGTGTTCAACGGGAAGACGGTGTACTCCCTGGTCAGCCCCGGCACCATGCAGGGGTCCGACACCCGTGACATCCACCCCGGCGACAACACGATCAACCTCGAATTCATCCAGCCCGCCGACCAGCTCGGCGTCAACTCCGACCCCGCGAAGCTGCGGACCGGCGTCGACACCGTCGACGCGATGAACTCCTGGGGCCAGGACAACAGCTTCCCCAAGGTGTTCGCCCAGGCGGCCAGGGTCGGTTACCCGGCGCAGTCGCTCATCGACAAGTTCAAGCAGGTCATCACCTCCCGCATCGCACCCAACCTGCGGATCGCCGACCCCTCCCACGGCATCGAGAAGTCCGGGGCGACCGAAGCGGTCAACAGCATGCTGGTCCAGAGCGACCAGGGGATCATCAGCCTCTTCCCGGTCTGGCCCGCGGGCAAGAACGCGAGCTTCTGGCAGCTGCGCCAGAAGGGCGCGTTTGTCGTGTCGAGCGCGAAGCAGGCCGACCGCGTCGGCTACGTCGACGTGCAGGCCAAGGCCGGCGGCACGCTCAAGCTGAAGAACCCGTGGGGGAGCGGCACGTTCACCGTGACCAACACGAGCGGCGCCGCGGTGCCGTTCACCACGGCGAACGGGGTGATCTCCGTCCAGACGACCGCCGGGCAGACGTACCACATCCTCCCGGCCTGA